The Psychrobacter arenosus region CCTGTTCAGAGTCAACACGATACCCTTGATCAACCAGACATCTACCCAGACCAAAAGTTAGCAAATCAATTTTGGCATATTTAGTCGGATTACTAACTTTTTCATTTTGATAACGTGACATGGCATACCTATTGGTTAATGCGCGTTTTTCAACCAACTGCTGCCATTTATCCTGTACAGCAGCTTCGTCTTTGAAAAAGGGAGCAAGGTATTGCTTACACACCAGCGGACTCAATCTTATCGCTTGTAGCGGATCAACATAAGCCAAAATATTTAACCGTTTTGTTTTATATTCGCTATCAATAGATTTAACCAACTGCTGTTTATAGTCTTGTGCTTGGGGCACCACATCTAGTCGCTCGACCTGACTCTTAATTTGCTGATACTCTTCAGTGAGTATGGCTAAATCAGCCATAGATATTTTTTCCAGTGCTGCAATATCCATAGGCGAATAAAAGCTCTCCAAATTGCTTCTAGTTAACCCTCGTATAACGAAATGAGAGTTTTCGATCTGCTTAGCACTATACTTTTTATGGTCAAACTCACCTTCCATATCGCATAAATCATCCTGCCATTTAGAGACTTCGGCTTGGGCGCTATTAGTCACTGCTAGCAAAGCCACTATAGTCACAGCTAGAGCTGAATAACTTTTCATGGTTAAACTCCTTTTATCTATTCTACATTTTCCTTAACTAGTCCGGAGTAACTTATTCATCTAATGAAAGAATTGAAATACTGAACTCCATTATGGAGCTTTTAGTAATATTATTTACCATTCCTTTTGCACCACTCATCGCTATCTCTACTGAAGACCTCATATATAGTCAGTTCATATCACTTGCACAAGGTGAGCATAACTCTCTAATTATTTTTATGGACTTTTTCTTGGCTAAGTAAAAATTCAGACATTAAACGCGTTGACCAAGAAGTGGTTTTCAACCTTCCCTCATAAAACCCACAATGACTGCCCTTTTTCGTAGTCACTACAATAATATTTGGCATCTCCTTAATAGTTTGTTTGTAAGGTTCTAAGTTTTTAATATGACAAACAGGATCGTCTTCTGCATTTAAAATCATTAAGGGGACTTTAATATCTTCAAACGTATAGATTGGGTTAGAGGCTTTAGCATAACTTTCATAATCCGAAAATCCAGCCATTTTAAAATATATTCTCTCAAATTCGGCTAAAGTTTTGGCCTGCAAAATTTCTTCCCATTGCGGTATCTGTTGCCATACTTCTTGATGGGGTAAAATAAATTTCTGAATGAGTTTTTTAGTCATAATCCTACTATAAACAGGATGAACATGCTTAAATCCTATTTCAGTGTCATAGCCTGGACAGAGGGCAAAAGCCGCTTTAATCGGTGTTTTTTCCGCTTCTTCTCCTAAATACCGTATTAATAGTCCTGTCCCAGCAGAAGACCCTACTGCATATAAATCGGACTTTGGAAATTTTTCTTGGATATAAATAATCTGCTCTCTAAGGTCTTGAGGCGATCCAAAAAGATTAATTTTAGGCACTGTCAAAGGCAGGCAATCATGCCCACGACGCACACACAAAGCCACACGCCAGCCTGTATAAGCATTCAAATCACGAACTATTTCTCGCATTGAATCAAATGTGCCAGTAATGGTATGTAAAAGCACTATAGTTGGGGTATCTTCAGGCAGATCCAATCCAAACCAAGCGACTGCTGTAATCCCCCCATCTGCCATAGTTAATTGCTCAATAGCATCATATTTTAAATTAATAAGTTTCTTTTTAATAATATCAAAAAACATAAGATGTATATGATGATTACGCAGCCAAGGAGTTGGCTTATATTGCTGTTGCAATTGCTCTAGATCTGTAACCGTATCATTAAACAGCCCGTCTTCTTTATAGTAAAGCGTCGGCAACTCAGGTGCTAATTTAAAAACTGACTTTACATTGGGTATATATTTCATCATATGAACTATGTCTTTCATTTTTTTCTCCAGATATTTATATTTATCCCAACTTACTTACACGTTGAGAGTTCATCAGATTAAGGACTACAAGGTCAGCCTGCTATTTGGGCGGCTTGTGATTTTCCTAGTATGCGCGCCCTACGCCACTACTTTAAAGTGGAGCGTCTTGTCCCTAAGACGCCCCTATATCTCTCAAGTTATTGGAAAATTGATAGCAACGAGGAGCAACGCAAGATTATTAAGCGTGAGAATGCTCAAGAAGCAAACTAGATAACTGAACAGCTAAAGAAATAGATAATCTCTCTTATTTCAATAACTTCTCAAAAAAAGCAAACCGTGAAATGATCAGCATATCCAATAAGGCTATACTAATTATGGCAATGATTGCGGTGGGGAAAATGACAGCAACTACCAGCAGGATCATCATAAACCAGACGGGTATAGACCTTTTCAGGCCACGCGCTGGTGGGTTGAGACCTGCGACTTCTTCAGCACTAGGTCGACGTTGCCACCACATCAAATAACCACTGATGCAAATGCCAATAATGGCTAGGCAAAACAGAATGTTGGCAAGGACGCTCCATAACCCCAACGTGCCCATATGTATGGCGAGACCGGCTGCCATAAATTTACCAAAGGCATTGTACTCCTCAAAGCGAATATCTGCCAAAACCTTACCCGAGTAGCGGTCAATGTGTACCGTTCGGTCAGCCGTTGGACTGCTCATATCATAGCTCATAGAATCTTGACTGAGTGTCCAGACGCCTGTGTCGTCTTGTGGGACATTCATATGATAACGGCCTGTAAACCCTATCTCACGGGCGTACTGATTCACTGTATCTACGTTGATGGGAACAGTAGCTGAGAGGCCGTCTTTACCTTTAGTCGTGCCTGATATAGGCATGGGGGTTAGCTCAAGGACCCAAGGAACTTCTTTGGTCTTACCACTGTTCAAGGCACTGCCATGGGTGGGGCCACTATGAGCCCCATGTACATGAGGTTTCGCCGCGCTCATATCCATAGCAGCATGGGGATGCTTAGGGTCAATGGAGACAGGTATGGGTGCCACCCCCCATTTACCCGCAGGAAACTGACTCCATGCCTGCACTACTTTTTCACCCCAAACCCCTGCCCACGCCATGCCTGAGACACAGAAAAATAACAGCAGAATAGATAGCCAGCTGCCTAAGGTTGCATGAATAGTGCGAAACAATGACCGTTTCTGCTTGAGGCTGGAACCATTAATCAGGGACCAACATCGCTTTGACAGATTTGCGTCTTTGCCACCATAAATACCAACCTGTGAGAATC contains the following coding sequences:
- a CDS encoding YheT family hydrolase: MMKYIPNVKSVFKLAPELPTLYYKEDGLFNDTVTDLEQLQQQYKPTPWLRNHHIHLMFFDIIKKKLINLKYDAIEQLTMADGGITAVAWFGLDLPEDTPTIVLLHTITGTFDSMREIVRDLNAYTGWRVALCVRRGHDCLPLTVPKINLFGSPQDLREQIIYIQEKFPKSDLYAVGSSAGTGLLIRYLGEEAEKTPIKAAFALCPGYDTEIGFKHVHPVYSRIMTKKLIQKFILPHQEVWQQIPQWEEILQAKTLAEFERIYFKMAGFSDYESYAKASNPIYTFEDIKVPLMILNAEDDPVCHIKNLEPYKQTIKEMPNIIVVTTKKGSHCGFYEGRLKTTSWSTRLMSEFLLSQEKVHKNN
- a CDS encoding PepSY-associated TM helix domain-containing protein, giving the protein MFRTIHATLGSWLSILLLFFCVSGMAWAGVWGEKVVQAWSQFPAGKWGVAPIPVSIDPKHPHAAMDMSAAKPHVHGAHSGPTHGSALNSGKTKEVPWVLELTPMPISGTTKGKDGLSATVPINVDTVNQYAREIGFTGRYHMNVPQDDTGVWTLSQDSMSYDMSSPTADRTVHIDRYSGKVLADIRFEEYNAFGKFMAAGLAIHMGTLGLWSVLANILFCLAIIGICISGYLMWWQRRPSAEEVAGLNPPARGLKRSIPVWFMMILLVVAVIFPTAIIAIISIALLDMLIISRFAFFEKLLK